The following proteins come from a genomic window of Streptomyces liliiviolaceus:
- a CDS encoding AMP-binding protein, which translates to MTTPPTTPAHSTPTEPTESFRAARDFLLAHREDYSTAYEGFSWPRPEYFNWALDWFDVIAAGNYRTALHIVEEDGCEIELSFAELSMRSDRAAGWLRELGVRAGDRILVMLGNQAELWETALAAMKLRAVVIPATPLLGPADLRDRVERGRVRHVVVRAEDTAKFDEVPGDYTRIAVGAVGAVEAVGAHGAGRAGWHAYDEVHARAFEPFTPDGPTRADDPLMLYFTSGTTARPKLVEHTHVSYPVGHLATMYWIGLKPGDVHLNIASPGWAKHAWSNLFAPWNAEATVFIHNYTRFDPGRLMAEIERVGVTTFCAPPTVWRMLIQADLSRLRTPPREVVAAGEPLNPEVIEQVRRAWGVTIRDGFGQTETAVQVSNSPGQTLKTGSMGRPSPGYRVELLDPVTGAPGAAEGEIALDLSVRPVGVMTGYHGDPDRTAEAMADGYYRTGDVGSRDADGYVTYVGRSDDVFKASDYKISPFELESALLEHEAVAEAAVVPAPDDLRLAVPKAYIVPAEGWEPGPDTAKVLFEHSRTVLAPYKRIRRLEFGELPKTVSGKIRRIELREATAAGSDAEYREEDFR; encoded by the coding sequence ATGACGACGCCGCCGACGACGCCGGCCCACTCCACGCCCACGGAGCCCACGGAGAGCTTCCGCGCGGCGCGGGACTTCCTGCTGGCGCACCGCGAGGACTACAGCACGGCCTACGAGGGTTTCTCCTGGCCCCGTCCCGAGTACTTCAACTGGGCACTCGACTGGTTCGACGTCATCGCGGCCGGCAACTACCGGACCGCGCTGCACATCGTCGAGGAGGACGGCTGCGAGATCGAGCTGTCCTTCGCCGAGCTGTCCATGCGCTCCGACCGGGCCGCCGGCTGGCTGCGCGAGCTGGGGGTCCGCGCCGGTGACCGCATCCTGGTCATGCTCGGCAACCAGGCCGAGCTGTGGGAGACCGCGCTGGCCGCGATGAAACTGCGTGCCGTGGTCATCCCCGCCACCCCGCTGCTGGGCCCGGCCGACCTGCGCGACCGGGTCGAACGGGGCCGTGTCCGGCACGTCGTCGTGCGCGCCGAGGACACGGCCAAGTTCGACGAGGTGCCCGGCGACTACACACGTATCGCGGTGGGAGCGGTCGGGGCTGTGGAGGCGGTGGGAGCCCACGGTGCTGGACGTGCGGGCTGGCACGCCTACGACGAGGTCCATGCGCGCGCCTTCGAGCCGTTCACGCCGGACGGCCCCACCCGGGCCGACGACCCTCTGATGCTGTACTTCACGTCGGGCACCACCGCCCGCCCCAAACTCGTCGAGCACACCCATGTCTCGTACCCGGTCGGCCACCTCGCGACCATGTACTGGATCGGCCTCAAGCCCGGTGACGTGCATCTGAACATCGCCTCGCCCGGCTGGGCCAAGCACGCCTGGTCGAACCTCTTCGCCCCCTGGAACGCGGAGGCGACCGTCTTCATCCACAACTACACGCGCTTCGACCCGGGCCGGCTGATGGCGGAGATCGAGCGGGTCGGGGTGACGACGTTCTGCGCGCCGCCCACCGTGTGGCGCATGCTCATCCAGGCCGACCTGAGCCGGCTGCGGACGCCCCCGCGCGAGGTCGTCGCCGCCGGTGAACCGCTCAACCCCGAGGTCATCGAGCAGGTGCGCAGGGCCTGGGGCGTCACGATCAGGGACGGCTTCGGGCAGACCGAGACGGCCGTCCAGGTGTCCAACAGCCCAGGTCAGACACTGAAGACGGGGTCGATGGGACGGCCGAGCCCCGGCTACCGCGTCGAACTGCTCGACCCGGTGACCGGCGCCCCGGGCGCGGCCGAGGGCGAGATCGCACTCGACCTGTCCGTGCGGCCGGTGGGCGTCATGACCGGCTACCACGGCGACCCCGACCGCACGGCCGAGGCGATGGCGGACGGCTACTACCGCACCGGTGACGTCGGCTCGCGCGACGCCGACGGCTATGTCACTTATGTGGGACGGTCGGACGACGTTTTCAAGGCAAGTGACTACAAGATCAGCCCCTTCGAGCTGGAGAGCGCGCTCCTGGAGCACGAGGCCGTCGCCGAGGCCGCCGTCGTGCCCGCGCCGGACGACCTGCGGCTCGCGGTCCCCAAGGCGTACATCGTGCCGGCGGAGGGCTGGGAGCCGGGCCCCGACACCGCGAAGGTGCTCTTCGAGCACTCGCGCACGGTCCTCGCCCCGTACAAGCGCATCCGCAGGCTGGAGTTCGGCGAGCTGCCCAAGACGGTGTCCGGGAAGATCCGGCGCATCGAGCTGCGCGAGGCCACGGCGGCGGGTTCCGACGCCGAGTACCGCGAGGAGGACTTCCGATGA
- a CDS encoding AMP-binding protein, whose amino-acid sequence MTAPTTERTPTQLSYAHGVSGTGLLGDTIGADLERAVSRWPDREVLVDLPSGRRWTYARFAADVDRLACALLASGVAKGDRVGIWAVNCPEWMLVQYATARIGAVMVNINPAYRTHEVEYVLKQAGISLLFASLSHKTSDYRAMVGQVRGACPELRETVYIGDPTWDALLDRATPELHEQLPLLARELSCDDPINIQYTSGTTGFPKGATLSHHNILNNGYFVGESIAYTERDRICVPVPFYHCFGMVMGNLAATSHGACIVIPAPSFEPAATLRAVQEEYCTSLYGVPTMFIAELNLPEFAQYDLSSLRTGIMAGSPCPVEVMKRVVSEMHMAEVSICYGMTETSPVSLQTRRDDDLEHRTGTVGRVLPHIEVKVVDPATGVTLPRGSAGELCTRGYSVMLGYWEEPEETAEAVDAGRWMHTGDLAVMLDDGYVQIVGRIKDMIIRGGENIYPREIEEFLYAHPKIADVQVVGVAHERYGEEVLACVIPRDPADPPTLAELRAFCENRLAHYKAPTRLRIMDAFPMTVSGKVRKIELREQYTPQD is encoded by the coding sequence ATGACTGCCCCGACGACCGAACGGACGCCCACGCAGCTGTCGTACGCGCACGGGGTGAGCGGCACCGGACTGCTCGGGGACACGATCGGGGCCGACCTCGAACGGGCGGTGAGCCGTTGGCCGGACCGCGAGGTGCTCGTCGACCTGCCCTCGGGACGGCGCTGGACGTACGCCCGGTTCGCCGCGGACGTCGACCGGCTGGCGTGCGCGCTGCTCGCGAGCGGCGTGGCCAAGGGCGACCGGGTGGGCATCTGGGCGGTCAACTGCCCCGAATGGATGCTCGTCCAGTACGCCACCGCCCGCATCGGCGCGGTCATGGTGAACATCAACCCCGCCTACCGCACCCACGAGGTCGAGTACGTCCTCAAGCAGGCGGGCATCTCACTGCTGTTCGCCTCGCTCAGCCACAAGACGAGCGACTACCGGGCGATGGTCGGCCAAGTGCGCGGCGCGTGCCCGGAGTTGCGGGAAACCGTGTACATCGGGGACCCGACCTGGGACGCGCTGCTCGACCGCGCCACCCCGGAACTCCATGAACAACTCCCCCTCCTCGCACGGGAGTTGTCCTGCGACGACCCGATCAACATCCAGTACACCTCGGGCACGACCGGGTTCCCCAAGGGCGCGACCCTCTCCCACCACAACATCCTCAACAACGGCTATTTCGTGGGGGAGTCGATCGCCTACACCGAACGGGACCGTATCTGCGTGCCGGTGCCCTTCTATCACTGCTTCGGCATGGTGATGGGCAACCTCGCGGCCACCTCGCACGGCGCGTGCATCGTCATTCCGGCGCCGTCCTTCGAGCCCGCGGCGACGCTCCGGGCGGTGCAGGAGGAGTACTGCACCTCGCTGTACGGCGTACCGACGATGTTCATCGCGGAGCTGAACCTCCCGGAGTTCGCGCAGTACGACCTCTCCTCCCTGCGGACCGGCATCATGGCGGGCTCGCCCTGTCCGGTGGAGGTGATGAAACGGGTGGTCTCCGAGATGCACATGGCGGAGGTCTCCATCTGCTACGGCATGACCGAGACCTCGCCCGTGTCCCTCCAGACGCGCCGGGACGACGACCTGGAGCACCGCACCGGCACGGTCGGGCGCGTCCTGCCGCACATCGAGGTCAAGGTGGTCGACCCGGCGACCGGCGTGACACTGCCGCGGGGCTCCGCGGGCGAGCTGTGCACCCGGGGCTACAGCGTGATGCTCGGTTACTGGGAGGAGCCCGAGGAGACCGCCGAGGCCGTCGACGCGGGGCGCTGGATGCACACCGGGGACCTGGCGGTGATGCTCGACGACGGATACGTACAGATCGTCGGCCGGATCAAGGACATGATCATCCGGGGCGGCGAGAACATCTACCCGCGCGAGATCGAGGAGTTCCTGTACGCGCACCCGAAGATCGCCGACGTACAGGTGGTCGGCGTGGCGCACGAGCGGTACGGCGAGGAGGTACTGGCCTGCGTCATCCCACGCGACCCCGCCGATCCGCCGACCCTGGCGGAACTGCGCGCCTTCTGCGAGAACCGCCTGGCCCACTACAAGGCACCCACCCGCCTGCGCATCATGGACGCGTTCCCGATGACGGTCTCGGGAAAGGTACGCAAGATCGAACTCCGCGAGCAGTACACCCCTCAGGACTAG
- a CDS encoding helix-turn-helix transcriptional regulator has translation MRGALMRLRRETGLAVAFGGLVEPGRAQVRISELNGTTTAALSALAVSSGNGLGGKAVALVRPCAVTDYSSSRRISHEYDVAVAAEGLRSVLAVPVVVRRRVRGVLYGALRSAQPLGDRTLSAAVEAARDMEQSLAVRDEAYGLLAAAREPGVPWGPQRNPGAQGAEGVAWERLREAHGALRALAPRVMDPALRAELLSVCETLAASPGRARPSGPAQPPGPDRSAGSLRTAEQIRLTPRELDVLSCVAVGTTNAGAGERLGLRAETVKAYLRSAMRKLGAHTRLEAVVAARRAGLLP, from the coding sequence ATGCGCGGCGCGCTGATGCGGCTGCGGCGGGAGACGGGGCTCGCCGTCGCCTTCGGCGGGCTGGTCGAACCGGGCCGCGCGCAGGTCCGCATCAGCGAGCTGAACGGCACGACGACGGCCGCGCTGAGCGCGCTCGCGGTGTCCTCGGGCAACGGGCTCGGCGGGAAGGCGGTCGCTCTCGTCCGGCCGTGCGCGGTGACGGACTACTCCTCGTCCCGGCGGATCAGCCACGAGTACGACGTCGCGGTCGCCGCGGAGGGGCTGCGCTCCGTCCTCGCGGTCCCCGTCGTCGTACGCCGCCGGGTGCGCGGTGTCCTGTACGGCGCCCTGCGCTCGGCCCAGCCCCTGGGCGACCGCACGCTGTCCGCGGCGGTGGAGGCCGCCCGGGACATGGAGCAGTCACTGGCCGTACGCGACGAGGCGTACGGCCTGCTGGCGGCGGCGCGGGAGCCCGGGGTGCCCTGGGGGCCGCAGAGGAACCCGGGGGCGCAGGGGGCGGAAGGCGTGGCCTGGGAGCGGCTCCGGGAGGCGCACGGTGCGCTGCGCGCGCTGGCCCCGCGGGTCATGGACCCGGCGCTGCGGGCCGAGCTGCTCTCGGTCTGCGAGACGCTGGCGGCCTCGCCGGGACGGGCACGGCCGTCCGGACCGGCGCAGCCGCCGGGCCCGGACCGGTCGGCGGGATCGCTCCGGACAGCGGAGCAGATCCGGCTCACCCCGCGTGAGCTGGACGTTCTCAGCTGTGTGGCCGTCGGTACGACCAACGCGGGGGCCGGGGAGCGGCTGGGGCTGCGCGCGGAGACCGTGAAGGCGTATCTGCGGTCGGCGATGCGCAAGCTGGGGGCCCATACGCGGCTGGAGGCCGTGGTGGCGGCGCGGCGGGCGGGGCTGCTGCCGTGA